A single genomic interval of Mustela nigripes isolate SB6536 chromosome 7, MUSNIG.SB6536, whole genome shotgun sequence harbors:
- the THBD gene encoding thrombomodulin, whose product MQHQPFPPGTSFLFPNVQEGGPRTYKPPPRPAGMSEAASPALRASAGHVWAGTNASGCRRRRPALLGSLGALALSRRLRSPPRLPWACWDSMLRVLLLGVLAPAGLGLPTSPEPQPRGSQCVEHDCFELFRGPATFFAASQACEGLGGHLMTVRSSVAADVISLLLSGDSGDSPRLWIGLQLPPGCSDPGQLGPLRGFQWVTGDNRTSYSRWARLHFDPAHLCGPLCVAVSEAGALAPREPAWEEQQCTAEADGFLCEFHFAASCKPLLVDSGAVAAAGVTITYTTPFGATGADFQALPVGSSASIAPFGVKLECVAPPGEAEARWGRDDQGAWDCSVENGGCQDTCNRSAETSQCFCPADAYLEADGRSCAAQADHPCHKLCEHYCITNSYVPGSYSCMCETGYQLAADQHGCEDVDDCIQVPSPCPQRCVNTRGAFECHCNPGFELVNNDCVESVDPCLGSKCEYQCQPVGQTDYRCICAEGFAPSPHDPQRCLMFCNQTACPADCDPYSPTSCQCPEGYILDDGFMCTDIDECENGDCPGACRNLPGTYECICGPDCDPTEVNTDGDGDGGSGEPPVSPTPGATLSPSPIGPLHSGVLIGISIASLSLVVALLALLCHLRKKQGTTRAELEYKCGSPAKEVVLQHVRTEQMPQKL is encoded by the coding sequence ATGCAGCATCAGCCCTTCCCACCAGgcacttccttccttttcccgAACGTCCAGGAGGGAGGGCCGCGCACTTATAAACCCCCGCCCCGGCCGGCCGGCATGTCAGAGGCTGCTTCGCCAGCGCTGCGCGCCTCGGCTGGACACGTCTGGGCTGGGACCAACGCAAGCGGCTGTCGCCGGCGGCGCCCTGCGCTTCTCGGTTCCCTCGGAGCTCTGGCCCTGTCGCGGCGTTTGCGCTCTCCCCCGCGCCTGCCGTGGGCGTGCTGGGACAGCATGCTCCGGGTCCTGCTCCTCGGCGTGCTGGCCCCCGCCGGTCTGGGGCTCCCCACGTCCCCAGAGCCTCAGCCACGCGGCAGCCAGTGCGTCGAGCACGACTGCTTCGAGCTTTTCCGGGGCCCCGCGACCTTCTTCGCCGCCAGCCAGGCCTGCGAAGGGTTGGGGGGCCACCTGATGACTGTGCGCTCCTCAGTGGCGGCTGATGTCATCTCCTTGCTACTGAGCGGCGACAGCGGCGACAGCCCGCGCCTCTGGATCGGCCTGCAGCTCCCGCCCGGTTGCAGCGACCCAGGGCAACTCGGGCCCTTGCGCGGCTTCCAGTGGGTTACCGGCGACAACCGCACCAGCTACAGCAGGTGGGCGCGGTTGCACTTTGACCCAGCGCATCTCTGCGGCCCCCTGTGCGTCGCAGTCTCGGAAGCTGGGGCCCTAGCACCCCGCGAGCCAGCCTGGGAGGAGCAGCAGTGCACTGCAGAAGCTGATGGTTTCCTCTGCGAGTTCCACTTTGCAGCCTCCTGCAAGCCCCTGCTCGTGGACTCTGGAGCCGTGGCGGCCGCCGGTGTAACGATCACCTATACCACCCCGTTCGGGGCCACTGGCGCGGACTTCCAGGCGCTACCCGTGGGTAGCTCTGCCTCTATAGCGCCCTTCGGAGTGAAGCTGGAGTGCGTGGCTCCGCCAGGAGAGGCCGAGGCGCGCTGGGGCCGGGATGACCAGGGCGCCTGGGACTGCAGCGTTGAGAACGGCGGCTGCCAGGACACTTGCAACAGGAGCGCTGAGACGTCTCAGTGCTTCTGCCCGGCTGACGCCTACCTAGAGGCTGACGGGCGCTCCTGCGCCGCACAAGCGGATCACCCTTGCCACAAACTCTGCGAGCACTATTGCATTACCAACAGCTATGTGCCCGGCTCTTACTCGTGCATGTGCGAGACCGGCTACCAGCTGGCTGCTGACCAGCACGGGTGCGAGGACGTGGACGACTGTATCCAGGTGCCCAGTCCGTGCCCGCAGCGATGTGTTAATACGCGGGGCGCCTTCGAATGCCACTGCAACCCTGGCTTTGAGCTGGTGAACAACGACTGCGTGGAGTCAGTGGACCCGTGCTTAGGGAGCAAGTGCGAGTACCAGTGCCAGCCTGTGGGCCAGACAGACTATCGCTGCATCTGCGCTGAGGGCTTCGCACCCAGCCCTCACGACCCACAGAGGTGCCTAATGTTCTGTAACCAGACTGCATGCCCAGCAGACTGCGATCCCTACAGCCCAACTTCCTGCCAGTGCCCTGAAGGCTACATCCTGGACGACGGCTTCATGTGCACAGACATCGATGAGTGCGAAAATGGAGACTGCCCCGGGGCCTGCCGCAACCTCCCAGGCACCTACGAGTGCATCTGTGGGCCTGACTGTGACCCCACCGAGGTGAACACTGATGGTGATGGTGACGGCGGTTCTGGGGAACCCCCGGTCAGCCCGACTCCCGGCGCCACCTTGAGCCCCTCACCTATAGGGCCCTTGCATTCTGGAGTGCTCATCGGCATCTCCATCGCCAGCCTGTCTCTGGTGGTGGCGCTTTTGGCGCTCTTGTGCCACCTGCGCAAGAAGCAAGGCACCACGAGGGCGGAGCTGGAGTATAAGTGTGGTTCCCCGGCCAAAGAGGTGGTGCTCCAGCATGTGCGAACTGAGCAGATGCCTCAGAAACTCTGA